The Streptomyces tubercidicus DNA segment GGATAGCTGTTTGCACCCGCCCGGTACAGTGGGACACGCGTCAATGACACGCTAAAAAACTCTGGGTGCGCCGGGAAGTCTGGTCGGCAACTGCAACAGCCGTACACAGCTGCCGAAAGCCGGAGGTCACCGAGTGAGCGCGCGAAGCCATCAAACGATCAAGAAGTGTGCGCAGCGCGCCCACAGCCCCGCCGAGCGCCAGGGAGCAGGCGCATGAGCGCCCCCCGGAACCGCCGCGCCCCCTTCCTCGGACGGCTGTCGCTTCCCGAGCGGAACTTCGTCGCGGAGGCGCTACGCGCCGAAACCGTCGGCGGCGTTCTCCTCCTCGCCGCCGCCGTAGCCGCTCTGATCTGGGCAAACACCCTCGGCGCAAGCTACGAGGCGGTCCGCGGCTTCCATCTGGGGCCCGCCGCGCTGGGACTGGACCTGTCCCTCCAGCACTGGGCCGCCAACGGGCTGCTCGCGGTCTTCTTCTTTGTCGCCGGTATCGAGCTCAAACGCGAACTGGTCGCCGGTGAGCTGCGTGACCCCAAGGCCGCCGCGCTCCCCGTGATCGCCGCGATCTGCGGAATGGCGGTCCCGGCGCTCGTCTACTTCGCCGTCAACAGCATCGGCGGCGGCTCGCTGCAGGGCTGGGCGGTCCCGACCGCCACCGATATCGCCTTCGCGCTCGCCGTGCTCGCCGTGATCGGTACGTCCCTGCCCGCCGCGCTGCGCGCCTTCCTGCTGACCCTCGCCGTCGTCGACGACCTCTTCGCGATCCTGATCATCGCGATCTTCTTCACCTCGAAGATCAACTTCCTGGCGCTGGGGCTCGCCGTCGCCGGCCTGGTGATCTTCTATCTGCTGCTGCGCAAGGGCGTCCGCGGCTGGTACGTCTACGTGCCGCTCGCGCTGGTCATCTGGGCGCTGATGGAGAACAGCGGGGTGCACGCCACCATCGCGGGCGTCGCCATGGGCCTGATGCTGCGCTGCACCCGGCGCGAGGGCGAGAAGGAGTCCCCGGGCGAACACATCGAGCATCTGGTCCGCCCGCTCTCGGCCGGCCTCGCCGTGCCGCTGTTCGCCCTCTTCTCCGCCGGGGTGTCCATATCCGGCGGTGCGGTCCACGAGGTCTTCACCCGGCCGGAGACGCTCGGGGTCGTGCTCGGACTGGTGGTGGGCAAGGCGCTCGGCATCTTCGGCGGCACGTGGTGCACCGCCCGCTTCACCAAGGCCGAACTCAACCCCGACCTCAAGTGGCCGGATGTCTTCGCCGTCGCCTCTCTGGCCGGCATCGGCTTCACCGTCTCCCTGCTCATCGGCGAACTCGCCTTCTCCGAGGACCTGGTGCTGGCCGACGAGATCAAGGCAGCGGTGCTGATCGGGTCGCTGCTGGCGGCCGTCTGCGCCGGGACCCTCCTCAAGGTCCGCAACACCAAGTACAAGAAGCTCTGCGAGGACGAGGAGCGGGACGAGGACCAGGACGGCATCCCCGACATCTACGAACTCGACCAGCCGGAGTACCACCTGCGGATGGCGGCGATCCACGAAGCCAAGGCCGCCGAGCACCGTCGGCTTGCCGAAGTGGCCTCGGACTCGCATGCCGGAGACGATGGTCCGGCATGATCTGAGAGGCTTTGCATCCGGGTGAAGAGAAGAGGGAGACGGCGATGAGCGCAGTCCACGACGGCACGGACCGCAGCCTCGGACAGCTGGTGGCCACGGCCACGGCCGAAATGTCCGCGCTGGTGCACGACGAGATCGCGCTGGCCAAGGCGGAGTTCCGGCAGGACGCCAAGCGCGCGGGCATCGGCAGTGCCGCGTTCATGGTGGCCGGCGCGCTGGCACTGTTCGCGCTGCCGGTGCTGAGCTTCGCGGCGGCGTACGGCATCCACAACCTCGGTCTCGGGCTCGCCTGGTCCTTCCTGATCGTGGGAGGCGCCTTCCTGGTCCTCGCCGGACTGCTGGCCCTCATCGCGATGGCCAAGATGAAGAAGATCAAGAAGCCGGAGAAGTCCATCAACTCCGCCAAGGAGACCGCGGCCGTACTCCAGAAGGCCAAGCCGCACCCGCGCGTGGCGCCCGTGGAGCACCCGGTGCTGGAGTCTGTGACACGCTCATCGGTATGACAGCCCCTGACAGCACCGCCTCGGTCGTACGGCTCGGCATCCCCGGCGGGGCCGAGGTGTCGCACCGTGATGTCGCGGCCAATGGCGCCCGCTTCCACATCGCGGAGATGGGCGACGGCCCCCTGGTGCTGCTGCTGCACGGCTTTCCGCAGTTCTGGTGGACCTGGCGGCATCAGATGCCGGCGCTCGCCGAGGCGGGCTTCCGGGCGGTGGCGATGGATCTGCGGGGCGTCGGCGGCAGCGACCGCACCCCGCGCGGCTACGACCCGGCGAACCTCGCTCTGGACATCACCGGCGTCATCCGGTCCCTGGGCGAGCCGGACGCCGCGCTCGTCGGGCACGATCTGGGCGGCTATCTCGCCTGGACGGCGGCGGTGATGCGGCCCAAACTGGTGCGCCGGCTGGCGGTGGCCTCGATGCCGCATCCGCGGCGCTGGCGCTCGGCGATGCTCTCCGACGTCCGGCAGAGCGCCCAAAGTTCGCACATCTGGAACTTCCAGCGGCCCTGGCTGCCGGAGCGCGCGCTGACGGCGGACGACGCGGCGCTCGTGGGGCGGATGATCCGCGACTGGTCCGGCCCCAGGCTGCCGGACGACGACGCGCTGGCGGTATACCGGCGGGCGATGAGCATCCCCTCGACGGCGCACTGCTCGATCGAGCCGTACCGCTGGATGGTGCGCTCGATGGCCCGCCCCGACGGTCTCCAGTTCAACCGCCGGATGAAGATGCCCGTACGGGTCCCGACGCTGCATCTGCACGGCTCGCTGGACCCGGTGATGCGCACCCGCAGCGCGGCCGGCTCCGGCGAGTACGTCGAGGCGCCGTACCGCTGGCGGCTCTTCGACGGCCTGGGGCACTTCCCGCACGAGGAGGACCCGGTGGCGTTCTCCACGGAGCTGATCAACTGGCTGAAGGACCCCGAACCTGACCGCTGAGCGGGTTCTCGGCACCGCTCTGCCGAGCCTCCGGACGCCATGCTCGAACGCGCGTCTGACGAACAGCCACTTGCCCGGCGCATAGGCCAATTGGCGGTCTCCGAGGCGGTTACGGACCTTGGGCCACGGGCAGAGTCGAGGGTATGGGCTGGACGCACGACTACCGTGACGTGGCACGCAACCGCCGCAGCAGTGCCGCTGCAGTGAGCACGAAGGAAAGGGGAACCCCGGACCTCAGGTCCGGCGCATCCCCCGACCCGGCGCACCCGATGGGGATCCCGCGCATCCTGCGCCGCAGAGCGCGCTGGATGAGCGCGCGACTACGCCATCCCCGTACCTGATCTGACTCCTCGGCCCGCCGACGGGGCGCGGGATTCCTCCCCGCGCCGCCCGCCGACGGGCGGCAGAGACTCACCGGACCGCCTGGAGACATCGCCTCTGGCTGCCCAGATCGCCGCCGCTCTGGCGGCCTAAGGGCTGTCCCGTAATCCCTGGTGGATCAGCGCGCGGCGTCAGATGCGGTGCATCGCAAGGCGGAGGGACTTCCGGATACTGGGCGTATCCGGATGTTCCGACAACGCGGCGAGGTGCCGTAGCTGTCGTCGTGCGCCCGCCAGGGATTACGGGACAGCCCTTAGATCGCGCAGCCCTGGCTGTCGACCTGCTGCTGGGCCGTACGCCCCTTGGTGACGTCCTCGCGGACCTCGTCGGCGGTCAGCGCGTAGCCGGTGCGTGAGTCGTCCCGCGACTTCGCGAAGACGACGCCGTAGACCTTGCCCTGCGGGGTGAGCAGCGGGCCGCCGGAGTTGCCCTGCCGGACCGTGGCGTAGAGGGAGTAGACATCGCGGCTGACCGTGTCGCGCTTGTAGATGTCCGCGCCGGGGGCCTGGACGCGGCCGCGGACCCGGGCGGCGCGGACGTCGTAGCCGCCGTTCTCCGGGAAGCCGGCGACGATGGCGCTGTTGCCGCTCTCCGCGTCCCCGTTGGTGAACTGGAGCGCCGGGGCCTTGAGCGAGGGCACGTCCAGGACCGCGATATCGCGTCGCCAGTCGAAGAGCACGACCTTGGCGTCGTACGTACGGCCCTCGCCGCCTACCTGGACGGTCGGTTCGCGCACCCCGCCGACGACATGGGCGTTGGTCATCACGCGGTGCCGGCCGAAGACGAAACCGCTGCCTTCGACGACCTTGCCGCAGCTGGGGGCCGTGCCGACGACCTTGACGATGCTGCGCTTGGCCTGCGCCGCGACCGGGCTGGTGGCCAGCCGGGGGTCGGGCGCCGGGACGTTGTTGATCGGCTCGTTGGAGAAGGGCGTGAAGACCTGCGGGAAGCCGTTCTGGGCGAGGACCGAGGAGAAGTCAGCGAACCAGGTGCCGGCCTGCTCGGGCAGCACCCTGGACACGCCGAGCAGCACCTTGGAGTTACGGACCTCCTTGCCGAGCGTCGGCATGGAGGTACCGGCCAGCGCCGAGCCGATCAGCCAGGCGACCAGCAGCATCGCCAGGACGTTGACCAGCGCGCCGCCGGTCGCATCCAGCGCTCTCGCCGGTGACCAGGTGATGTGGCGGCGCAGTTTGTTGCCCAGATGGGTGGTGAGCGCCTGGCCCACGGATGCGCACACGATCACGATGGCGACCGCGGCGATGGCCGCGAAGGAGCCGGGGGTCGCCTCCCCGGTGATCTCATTCCAGATCACCGGCAGCAGATAGACCGCGATCAGGCCGCCCCCGAGGAAGCCGATCACGGACAGGATGCCGACGACAAACCCTTGCCGATAGCCGATGATGGCGAACCACACGGCCGCGACCAGCAACAAAATGTCCAGGACGTTCACGCCGGACACCGTCTCACGAGCGCCAGTCGAGCGGGACCGCCTTGTCACGGTCCCACGGAATCTCCCAGCCGGCGTAGTGCAGCAGTCTGTCGATGACTCCGGCCGTAAACCCCCAGACCAGGGCGTTCTCCACAAGGAAACCAGGCCCGATATGGCCGCTGGGATGGCGTGTTGTCACACGATGGGCGGGATTCGTGAGATCCGCCACGGGAACCGTGAACACCCGAGCGGTCTCCGCCTGGTCTACCGCGCCGACCGGGGTCGGCCGGCGCCACCAGCCCAGGACGGGCGTCACCACGAAGCCGCTGACGGGGATGTAGAGCCGCGGCAGCACGCCGAAGACCTGCACACCGGAGGGATCGAGGCCGGTCTCCTCCTCGGCCTCGCGCAGCGCGGCGCGTACCGGACCG contains these protein-coding regions:
- a CDS encoding alpha/beta fold hydrolase, whose translation is MTAPDSTASVVRLGIPGGAEVSHRDVAANGARFHIAEMGDGPLVLLLHGFPQFWWTWRHQMPALAEAGFRAVAMDLRGVGGSDRTPRGYDPANLALDITGVIRSLGEPDAALVGHDLGGYLAWTAAVMRPKLVRRLAVASMPHPRRWRSAMLSDVRQSAQSSHIWNFQRPWLPERALTADDAALVGRMIRDWSGPRLPDDDALAVYRRAMSIPSTAHCSIEPYRWMVRSMARPDGLQFNRRMKMPVRVPTLHLHGSLDPVMRTRSAAGSGEYVEAPYRWRLFDGLGHFPHEEDPVAFSTELINWLKDPEPDR
- a CDS encoding NUDIX hydrolase, translated to MRSAREQQYGKEADAGEAAVTAEGLPEWLAPVARVAATIEPPQLSRFLPPESGGRPSAVLILFGHGPSGPELLLMERAGTLRSHAGQPSFPGGALDPEDGDPEGSGPVRAALREAEEETGLDPSGVQVFGVLPRLYIPVSGFVVTPVLGWWRRPTPVGAVDQAETARVFTVPVADLTNPAHRVTTRHPSGHIGPGFLVENALVWGFTAGVIDRLLHYAGWEIPWDRDKAVPLDWRS
- a CDS encoding phage holin family protein, which produces MSAVHDGTDRSLGQLVATATAEMSALVHDEIALAKAEFRQDAKRAGIGSAAFMVAGALALFALPVLSFAAAYGIHNLGLGLAWSFLIVGGAFLVLAGLLALIAMAKMKKIKKPEKSINSAKETAAVLQKAKPHPRVAPVEHPVLESVTRSSV
- the nhaA gene encoding Na+/H+ antiporter NhaA encodes the protein MSAPRNRRAPFLGRLSLPERNFVAEALRAETVGGVLLLAAAVAALIWANTLGASYEAVRGFHLGPAALGLDLSLQHWAANGLLAVFFFVAGIELKRELVAGELRDPKAAALPVIAAICGMAVPALVYFAVNSIGGGSLQGWAVPTATDIAFALAVLAVIGTSLPAALRAFLLTLAVVDDLFAILIIAIFFTSKINFLALGLAVAGLVIFYLLLRKGVRGWYVYVPLALVIWALMENSGVHATIAGVAMGLMLRCTRREGEKESPGEHIEHLVRPLSAGLAVPLFALFSAGVSISGGAVHEVFTRPETLGVVLGLVVGKALGIFGGTWCTARFTKAELNPDLKWPDVFAVASLAGIGFTVSLLIGELAFSEDLVLADEIKAAVLIGSLLAAVCAGTLLKVRNTKYKKLCEDEERDEDQDGIPDIYELDQPEYHLRMAAIHEAKAAEHRRLAEVASDSHAGDDGPA
- a CDS encoding MarP family serine protease; this encodes MNVLDILLLVAAVWFAIIGYRQGFVVGILSVIGFLGGGLIAVYLLPVIWNEITGEATPGSFAAIAAVAIVIVCASVGQALTTHLGNKLRRHITWSPARALDATGGALVNVLAMLLVAWLIGSALAGTSMPTLGKEVRNSKVLLGVSRVLPEQAGTWFADFSSVLAQNGFPQVFTPFSNEPINNVPAPDPRLATSPVAAQAKRSIVKVVGTAPSCGKVVEGSGFVFGRHRVMTNAHVVGGVREPTVQVGGEGRTYDAKVVLFDWRRDIAVLDVPSLKAPALQFTNGDAESGNSAIVAGFPENGGYDVRAARVRGRVQAPGADIYKRDTVSRDVYSLYATVRQGNSGGPLLTPQGKVYGVVFAKSRDDSRTGYALTADEVREDVTKGRTAQQQVDSQGCAI